In the genome of Catenovulum adriaticum, one region contains:
- the manD gene encoding D-mannonate dehydratase ManD: protein MKITEARVIVCSPGRNFVTLKIVTDQGVYGIGDATLNGREKSVVSFLEDYVIPALIGKDPRRIEDIWQYLYRGVYWRRGPIGMTAIAAVDMALWDIKAKMANMPLYQLLGGRSRDKIMVYTHANGLEISDTVEAVGKAIEQGYKAVRVQSGIPGVASTYGVAKKGEKYEPADSDLPKETVWSTEKYLNFVPKLFEAIRNQYGDDVHLLHDVHHRLTPIEAARLGKSLEPYNLFWMEDAVAAENQEGFKLVRQHTTTPIAVGEVFNSIHDCRELIQNQLIDYIRATLVHAGGITQVRRIADLASLYHVRTGFHGATDLSPITMGTALHFDYWVPNFGIQEHMPHSELMESVFTRSYEFKDGFFTPGETIGHGVDIDEAEAKKHPYKRACLPVNRLEDGTLWNW, encoded by the coding sequence ATGAAAATCACCGAAGCACGCGTGATTGTTTGTTCACCTGGACGCAACTTTGTCACACTAAAAATTGTCACCGATCAAGGCGTATACGGAATTGGCGATGCAACGCTTAATGGGCGTGAAAAGTCAGTTGTTAGCTTTTTAGAAGACTATGTTATTCCAGCATTAATTGGAAAAGATCCGCGACGCATAGAAGATATATGGCAGTATTTATACCGAGGTGTTTATTGGCGTAGAGGTCCGATTGGTATGACCGCAATCGCAGCCGTTGACATGGCCTTGTGGGACATTAAAGCCAAAATGGCTAATATGCCATTATATCAACTGTTGGGTGGGCGTAGCCGAGATAAAATAATGGTTTATACGCATGCAAATGGTTTAGAGATATCGGACACGGTAGAAGCTGTTGGTAAAGCGATTGAGCAAGGTTATAAAGCGGTACGAGTTCAATCGGGCATTCCGGGTGTTGCCAGCACTTATGGGGTAGCAAAAAAAGGCGAAAAATATGAACCAGCGGATTCAGATTTACCCAAAGAAACCGTTTGGTCGACTGAAAAGTATTTAAATTTTGTACCAAAGTTATTTGAAGCAATTCGAAACCAATATGGTGATGACGTTCATTTATTACATGATGTCCATCATAGGTTAACCCCAATTGAAGCAGCTCGATTAGGCAAATCGTTAGAACCTTATAACCTTTTCTGGATGGAAGATGCAGTAGCAGCTGAAAACCAAGAAGGCTTTAAACTGGTTCGCCAACATACAACGACCCCAATTGCGGTGGGTGAAGTATTCAACTCAATTCACGATTGCCGAGAACTCATTCAAAATCAATTAATTGACTATATTCGCGCCACATTAGTCCATGCTGGCGGTATTACTCAAGTTCGCAGGATAGCAGACTTAGCCAGCCTGTATCATGTTAGAACCGGTTTCCATGGTGCGACTGATTTATCACCGATCACCATGGGGACAGCTTTACATTTTGATTACTGGGTTCCGAATTTTGGTATTCAAGAGCATATGCCACATTCAGAGTTAATGGAATCAGTCTTTACGCGTTCATATGAATTTAAAGATGGCTTTTTTACACCTGGTGAAACCATAGGTCATGGTGTCGATATAGATGAAGCCGAAGCTAAAAAGCATCCATATAAACGCGCTTGTTTGCCAGTTAACCGCCTTGAAGACGGCACACTTTGGAACTGGTAG
- a CDS encoding family 78 glycoside hydrolase catalytic domain produces MNKNLGKSHHNSLQGRWKKLKVTVVIPFLALLFACSNNEGLNVSSTHSSSPSNLLVEDNKSPLNVHNTTPQLSWYANVKKQTAYQIRVASSEQLLTAGTADLWDSGKVNTQVSINIPYLGETLNANQKAVWQVRVWSADNTEPSDWSQPAFWEMGLLSKDDWQAKWLQVQTRTVAEVTPARYDWIQYAANVHPDITEKLKKHQISKQMAVVEQLKEQPTASLFRHSFKTDPTKKIVRAKLHSTAGGYYEIFLNGQKVDDRLMDPGQTDYDQRILYNTDEVGTLLSKGQNTIAVHLGSGWYDEDIAFSKWHNPDASTTAPKRKSLAFGQPTFIAQLEVIYADGTNQIVASDEQWLSHPSPILKEGLFSGELYDANEVVTDWNVNTDAHNLSNWQPVKVLSKSPTKRLEPQLLPAIRAVKKVTPVKLYQPRENVWVLDFGQNFTGVPTVNLDKLGLKAGQAINMRYGEWADIDGNLSQKSGGGAPLLKQVDTYIASGNDEKTWTPTFTWHGFRFLELTGLNKAPALDAVVGHLVRSDVEIVGQFKSSNPLVNRIHDMALWSYEGNLMAVPMDCPIRERAGWTGDAHAALITGNYNYNMQKFWQKYLGDFETSAHIAPAVVPGKRSHGGNYDWAVAEVIIAWEHYRHHGDIQVLAEQYESMLEYMNAAEKQLTNNLLRKGYGDWCDPVLKPGMTRKRCNPEYTTPTMTTSGFLAHGAELMSKMSALLNKPEQAKHYQALFNRIAAQFHKEFYDPKTGHYGSQTADAMALRFGIAPKEIRQSVADALNKDVLEKWKGHGSIGALGQTYVYRALSDYGYADTAYGIFTAEGYPGYQWQFDKLQATTLWERKGVWDPAKDPEGRNPPGRSLNHPFHSGYDGWFYEGLGGIRPLGDNPGYQHFALSPVFPKDLDWVETSYKTGYGKIVSNWKRQGDSVVWHFEVPNNTSANVTLPGQSSKVYEAGVYQLQVKP; encoded by the coding sequence ATGAATAAAAACCTAGGTAAATCTCATCATAATTCACTGCAAGGTCGGTGGAAAAAACTTAAAGTCACTGTGGTGATACCATTTTTAGCGTTACTATTTGCGTGTTCAAATAACGAGGGTTTAAATGTTTCTTCAACACATTCATCTTCACCAAGCAATTTATTAGTTGAAGATAATAAGTCACCACTGAATGTCCATAATACAACCCCGCAATTAAGCTGGTATGCAAATGTAAAAAAACAGACAGCCTATCAAATACGTGTAGCTAGTAGTGAGCAGTTATTAACTGCTGGTACTGCGGATTTATGGGATAGCGGTAAAGTTAATACGCAAGTGTCGATAAATATTCCGTATCTGGGAGAAACATTAAACGCTAATCAAAAAGCGGTTTGGCAAGTGCGCGTTTGGTCAGCAGATAATACTGAACCAAGCGATTGGAGCCAACCCGCTTTTTGGGAAATGGGGCTACTCTCAAAAGATGATTGGCAAGCCAAATGGTTACAAGTGCAAACAAGAACCGTTGCTGAAGTTACCCCAGCTCGTTACGACTGGATCCAATATGCAGCGAATGTTCATCCGGACATCACTGAAAAGTTAAAAAAACATCAAATTTCTAAACAAATGGCGGTGGTTGAGCAGTTAAAAGAGCAACCAACGGCGAGTTTATTCCGTCATAGTTTTAAAACAGATCCAACCAAAAAAATCGTCAGAGCTAAATTACACAGTACTGCCGGTGGGTATTATGAGATCTTTTTAAATGGTCAAAAAGTTGATGACCGCTTAATGGATCCGGGCCAAACCGATTATGACCAGCGTATTTTATATAATACAGATGAAGTCGGCACTCTGTTATCAAAAGGCCAAAACACCATCGCCGTTCATTTAGGGAGTGGCTGGTACGACGAAGATATTGCCTTTAGTAAATGGCATAACCCTGATGCCAGTACAACAGCCCCAAAAAGAAAAAGCTTAGCGTTTGGCCAACCTACTTTTATCGCTCAATTAGAAGTTATTTATGCCGACGGCACTAATCAAATTGTCGCATCAGACGAGCAATGGCTATCTCATCCTTCACCTATTTTAAAAGAAGGATTATTCTCTGGTGAATTATATGATGCTAATGAAGTTGTAACCGACTGGAATGTGAATACCGATGCACACAATTTAAGCAATTGGCAACCCGTAAAAGTACTCAGTAAATCACCGACCAAACGTTTAGAACCACAATTATTACCAGCGATTCGCGCGGTAAAAAAAGTAACGCCAGTTAAATTATATCAACCACGTGAAAATGTGTGGGTGCTTGATTTTGGCCAAAACTTTACCGGTGTTCCTACAGTTAACCTTGATAAGTTAGGTTTAAAAGCAGGCCAAGCCATTAATATGCGTTATGGTGAATGGGCGGATATCGACGGCAACTTAAGCCAAAAATCAGGCGGTGGCGCTCCTTTATTAAAACAAGTAGATACTTATATCGCTTCTGGTAATGATGAAAAAACTTGGACGCCTACCTTTACCTGGCATGGTTTTCGTTTCTTAGAGTTAACAGGTTTAAATAAAGCGCCAGCTTTAGATGCCGTTGTCGGTCATTTAGTGCGTAGCGACGTTGAAATTGTTGGCCAATTCAAGAGCTCAAACCCACTCGTAAACCGTATTCACGATATGGCACTTTGGAGTTATGAAGGTAATTTAATGGCAGTACCGATGGATTGCCCTATCCGTGAACGCGCTGGCTGGACAGGTGATGCGCATGCGGCTCTCATTACCGGCAACTATAACTATAATATGCAAAAATTCTGGCAAAAGTATTTAGGTGATTTTGAAACCTCAGCCCATATTGCGCCAGCTGTGGTACCAGGTAAACGTTCGCACGGTGGTAACTATGACTGGGCTGTGGCCGAAGTCATTATTGCTTGGGAACATTATCGTCATCATGGTGACATTCAAGTGCTAGCAGAGCAATATGAAAGCATGTTGGAGTATATGAATGCAGCAGAAAAACAATTAACCAATAACCTACTTCGTAAAGGTTATGGTGATTGGTGCGACCCTGTATTAAAACCGGGTATGACTCGTAAACGTTGTAACCCAGAATATACAACCCCAACTATGACAACATCTGGCTTTTTAGCACATGGTGCTGAGTTAATGTCAAAAATGTCAGCGTTGTTGAATAAACCTGAACAAGCCAAACATTATCAGGCTTTGTTTAATCGCATTGCGGCACAGTTTCACAAAGAATTTTACGACCCGAAAACAGGTCATTATGGTAGCCAAACAGCGGATGCTATGGCATTGCGTTTTGGTATCGCACCTAAAGAAATTCGCCAATCGGTTGCTGATGCATTAAATAAAGATGTATTAGAGAAATGGAAAGGTCATGGCTCTATTGGTGCTTTAGGCCAAACTTATGTTTACCGAGCATTAAGCGATTATGGTTATGCAGATACTGCATATGGTATTTTTACGGCTGAAGGTTACCCAGGTTACCAATGGCAGTTTGATAAATTACAAGCCACAACCCTTTGGGAACGTAAAGGGGTTTGGGATCCAGCAAAAGACCCTGAAGGACGTAACCCTCCTGGTCGTTCTTTAAATCACCCATTTCATAGTGGTTATGATGGTTGGTTTTATGAAGGCCTAGGCGGTATTCGTCCATTAGGCGATAACCCTGGCTACCAACACTTTGCATTAAGTCCGGTATTCCCGAAAGATTTAGATTGGGTTGAGACCAGTTATAAAACGGGTTATGGTAAAATCGTCAGCAACTGGAAGCGTCAAGGTGACTCGGTTGTTTGGCATTTTGAAGTACCAAATAATACCAGTGCTAACGTGACACTTCCGGGACAAAGCTCAAAAGTCTACGAGGCCGGTGTTTATCAGTTACAAGTCAAACCTTAA
- a CDS encoding sulfatase/phosphatase domain-containing protein codes for MPHDTRIDDPEKIVLVSVTSVHGYNIAHNGMWHKGNSFWLLNQMPKGTKNVPGDQRPNMYDNSIKVPTIVRWPNVIPANTENASTVSNLDWLPTLVELAKGKTSSNNIVRGKKYSTCAIKC; via the coding sequence ATGCCTCATGATACGCGTATTGACGACCCAGAAAAAATTGTGCTTGTCTCAGTTACGTCAGTTCATGGTTACAACATTGCACACAATGGCATGTGGCACAAAGGTAATAGCTTTTGGTTATTAAACCAAATGCCAAAAGGCACCAAGAATGTTCCAGGTGATCAACGGCCAAATATGTATGATAACAGCATAAAAGTACCTACTATTGTTCGTTGGCCAAATGTTATTCCAGCTAATACAGAAAACGCATCTACAGTTTCAAATCTGGACTGGTTACCGACCTTAGTTGAATTAGCGAAAGGCAAAACGAGTAGCAACAATATCGTGCGAGGAAAAAAGTATAGTACCTGCGCTATTAAATGCTAA
- a CDS encoding TonB-dependent receptor, with translation MTKSANRTSFKLNTFVIGLTTAGLICSVNAAMAAEDETETIEVTGVRSALENALNTKREAPSIVDAISSTDIDALPALDLGEALQAIPGIQLERSGEGRQSEISLRGLSGGFVKTTAFGQGIATPSRSFAAEGNTNPFSAFESGVFDGVTVVKTPTADMQAGGIAGIVDKQLQRALSKQDGKFTLSVGGSYEELTQNWDPTIKLSGVKHLIEDKLAVAFKIAGSGQTFRRDTANFTNYETLGVEHGRGPSRGVNSETMDEYREKWDIPAEADVRGVALARNVIEYSEGDRVSFTGNIEYKPTDKLKLGAHLLYTKRDLDKGTKQDASFQSGLNVTNANNTDMFHRIEPDMNTAPFVYDYTDDGRPVYGVTKTHITDAMLTFTNRETTFLETSKGLFLYADYYGDNWKLDGVVTHSEAENQFMNLGLEFRMSGHHSPMKRDATGENKSFVPTGIDVTIDAANGDINKASVNATGFENIDFDLPWGVTDNPIHTSYQLQDEANQGRNLGVYLSGRVDNPIRKQSSAEFNAARYTDFGLGDTIVFSQIKLGARVSREELANNDKQIGIVGANLSNIDNTDVYGKPLVSDGGTEFFNGEYSGAFGADSGWLTVDSQQFKADLLDGIVRYEGVDEVVPSGFNEVFSGGLPQRWSTNFDAAQDITALYAMTDFNGDFGITYSGNFGVRYVKTELAIDGVKRDQTNGDVIVPNNVTTEYDHFLPSMNLSFDLHDDVVLRAAYYEGFVRPNLRILNPSVTFRSNESESEEGNDSATARITLPGSGVNPYDAKNYDLSLEWYNRDGSAVSAGVFQKEITGFFATRNNICPQNNQVIIAELGSDVSLNEDGACIQTDPFINESGESIVRTVDITETFNGPGSITLNGVELAVQQKLDFLPYPWNGFGGVFNYTYIDQKTSDDLDSDNDNAKLYKVSPESFNLIGYYENDGFSLRLSYNWKDDSLLKATNTYLGLLPRTQQASGRLDFSSSYQLTKDLKVFLRGYNLTDEKRVETWGFSEKAVNRVDYTGRIFQVSLNYNF, from the coding sequence ATGACAAAGTCAGCTAATCGTACATCTTTCAAGTTAAACACATTTGTTATTGGACTCACAACTGCTGGGCTAATCTGCTCAGTTAATGCAGCTATGGCTGCAGAAGATGAGACTGAGACAATTGAGGTGACAGGCGTTCGAAGTGCATTAGAAAATGCACTTAATACAAAACGTGAAGCGCCATCAATTGTGGATGCGATTTCTTCAACTGATATCGATGCACTGCCAGCCTTAGATTTAGGTGAAGCCTTGCAAGCGATTCCAGGTATTCAACTGGAGCGTTCTGGCGAAGGTCGCCAGTCAGAAATCAGTTTACGAGGTTTAAGTGGTGGTTTTGTTAAAACGACAGCGTTTGGCCAAGGCATTGCAACGCCAAGTCGTAGTTTTGCAGCTGAAGGCAATACAAATCCTTTTTCAGCTTTTGAATCTGGGGTATTTGATGGTGTAACAGTTGTTAAAACACCGACCGCAGATATGCAAGCAGGTGGCATAGCAGGCATAGTGGATAAGCAATTGCAGCGGGCTTTGTCAAAGCAAGACGGAAAGTTTACTTTAAGTGTAGGCGGTAGTTATGAAGAGCTAACTCAAAATTGGGATCCAACAATTAAACTCTCAGGGGTAAAACATTTAATTGAAGACAAGTTGGCAGTCGCATTTAAAATCGCTGGTTCTGGTCAAACTTTCCGCCGAGATACCGCTAACTTCACAAATTATGAGACTTTAGGCGTTGAACACGGACGAGGACCAAGCCGTGGCGTTAATTCTGAAACAATGGATGAATATCGCGAAAAATGGGATATCCCAGCCGAAGCAGATGTACGTGGGGTTGCGTTAGCTCGTAATGTCATCGAATACAGCGAAGGGGATCGTGTGTCTTTTACCGGGAATATTGAGTATAAACCCACAGATAAGCTAAAGTTAGGTGCCCACCTTTTATACACTAAACGCGATTTAGATAAAGGCACTAAGCAAGATGCATCATTCCAATCTGGTTTAAATGTGACAAATGCGAACAATACAGATATGTTCCATCGAATTGAACCCGACATGAACACCGCCCCTTTTGTGTATGATTACACTGATGATGGTCGCCCAGTCTATGGCGTGACGAAAACGCATATAACCGACGCCATGTTAACGTTCACTAACCGTGAAACCACTTTCCTTGAAACCTCTAAAGGCTTATTTTTATATGCTGATTATTATGGTGATAATTGGAAATTAGATGGTGTTGTAACTCACTCCGAAGCAGAAAACCAATTTATGAATTTGGGTCTTGAATTTAGAATGTCGGGCCATCACAGCCCTATGAAAAGAGATGCAACTGGCGAGAATAAAAGCTTTGTACCTACCGGAATTGATGTGACGATTGATGCTGCTAACGGAGATATTAATAAAGCGTCGGTCAACGCAACAGGGTTTGAAAATATTGATTTTGATTTACCGTGGGGGGTTACAGACAATCCTATTCACACGAGTTATCAATTGCAAGACGAAGCAAATCAAGGACGCAATTTAGGTGTCTATTTATCAGGTCGTGTTGATAATCCAATTCGTAAGCAATCAAGCGCTGAATTCAATGCAGCACGTTATACTGACTTTGGTTTAGGTGACACCATTGTTTTTAGTCAAATCAAACTTGGCGCACGTGTAAGCCGAGAAGAGCTTGCTAATAATGACAAACAAATTGGTATTGTTGGTGCTAATTTGTCTAATATCGACAACACAGATGTCTATGGAAAACCGCTTGTATCTGATGGAGGAACTGAATTCTTCAATGGAGAATATTCAGGTGCATTTGGTGCAGATTCTGGCTGGTTAACAGTTGATAGCCAACAGTTTAAAGCTGATTTGTTAGATGGCATTGTTAGATACGAAGGCGTTGATGAAGTTGTACCAAGTGGATTTAACGAAGTATTTAGTGGTGGCCTTCCACAACGATGGTCAACTAATTTTGACGCGGCTCAAGACATTACCGCATTGTATGCAATGACAGATTTTAATGGCGATTTTGGTATTACTTATAGTGGTAATTTTGGTGTTCGCTATGTAAAAACAGAGCTAGCGATTGATGGCGTTAAGCGTGATCAAACCAATGGCGATGTAATAGTGCCTAATAATGTGACGACTGAATATGATCATTTTTTACCATCAATGAATCTAAGTTTTGACTTACATGACGATGTTGTTCTTAGAGCGGCATATTATGAAGGTTTTGTAAGGCCTAATTTACGTATTCTAAATCCGAGTGTTACGTTTAGATCGAATGAAAGCGAGTCTGAAGAGGGTAATGATTCTGCAACCGCTAGAATTACCTTGCCCGGTTCAGGTGTAAATCCATACGATGCTAAAAACTATGACTTATCGTTAGAATGGTATAACCGTGATGGTAGTGCTGTATCTGCCGGTGTTTTTCAAAAGGAAATTACAGGATTTTTTGCAACTCGAAATAATATTTGCCCACAAAACAATCAAGTTATTATTGCTGAACTTGGAAGTGATGTTAGCTTAAATGAAGACGGCGCCTGTATTCAGACAGACCCTTTTATCAATGAGTCGGGCGAATCAATTGTACGAACGGTTGATATTACCGAAACTTTCAACGGCCCTGGTAGCATTACCTTAAACGGGGTTGAGTTAGCGGTTCAGCAAAAATTAGACTTTTTGCCTTATCCGTGGAATGGTTTTGGAGGGGTATTTAATTATACTTATATAGATCAAAAAACCAGCGACGATCTCGATAGTGATAATGATAACGCCAAATTGTATAAGGTGTCGCCAGAGTCATTTAACCTGATTGGTTATTATGAAAATGATGGATTTTCACTTCGTTTATCTTATAACTGGAAAGATGATTCATTATTAAAAGCGACCAATACTTATTTAGGTTTATTGCCTAGAACTCAACAAGCATCAGGTCGTTTAGATTTTTCATCTTCGTATCAGCTGACGAAAGATTTAAAAGTATTTTTGCGAGGCTATAACTTAACCGATGAAAAACGCGTTGAAACATGGGGCTTTAGTGAAAAAGCGGTTAATCGTGTTGATTACACGGGGCGCATATTTCAAGTTAGTTTAAATTACAATTTTTAA
- a CDS encoding ATP-binding protein codes for MSVLRTFHDIVTDQTLSFQNKAQSLLDFGLKVFDLDIGIISCIQNNIYTVDFVACHNNELAVGAQFPLDNTYCVHTLTAKKALAFHRAGKSTIATHPCYQNFKLESYIGAPININERTIGTVNFSSTEPSSPFSTEYIDYIELFAQWLGSEIARNNSIQQLEKNNQTLQKLEKAAQIGTWELELSSNSLYWSEQTKVIHEVSEQYEPKLDNALDFYTTSSTRNQIEQAVEIAVNSGEPWNLDLEITTAKNKQIWVSTQGNAEFENGQCIRLFGTVQNITDSIKMKHLLEAQKLEAEMMLSERSKLFSKISHELRTPLNGIIGMLNAAAYEQNKTQMQEKIKVALRSSDLLLCIINEVLDYSKITHGELTLEPSHFLLETIFTDLISLFTPLCQSKSSKLIADINIPKEIPAYFDSTRLNQIVSNLLSNAIKFTDKGEVTLTASARQVADNINLTFSVKDTGIGMTPETQNALFKPFSQGASLITQKYGGTGLGLSIVKELVGMMQGNVSVSSEFGVGSEFTVNLTIPLGKVNLTPEPSAELEDIDASSMNILVVDDNEINRIVMIACLQRFNVIPDSALDGEDAVERCKAKKYDLIFMDCIMPIMDGWQATQKIRADKLVPDSTIIAALTANTSESDKQACRQAGMNLFLTKPINVASVHDALCKTLNESPLKLTCS; via the coding sequence GTGAGCGTTCTTCGAACTTTTCATGACATAGTCACAGATCAAACACTATCATTTCAAAATAAAGCTCAATCATTATTAGATTTTGGTTTAAAAGTGTTTGATTTAGATATTGGTATTATTAGTTGTATCCAAAATAATATTTATACCGTTGATTTTGTCGCTTGCCATAATAATGAGTTAGCCGTTGGCGCACAATTCCCATTGGATAATACTTATTGCGTGCACACGCTCACAGCAAAAAAAGCACTTGCTTTTCACCGGGCCGGAAAAAGCACAATAGCAACACACCCTTGTTACCAAAATTTCAAACTAGAGTCTTATATTGGCGCTCCCATTAATATAAATGAGCGTACCATAGGCACTGTTAACTTTTCATCAACTGAGCCTTCCTCCCCTTTCAGTACCGAATATATTGATTATATTGAATTATTTGCTCAATGGCTGGGGTCTGAAATTGCGAGAAATAACTCTATTCAACAACTTGAAAAAAACAACCAAACATTACAAAAACTAGAAAAAGCGGCGCAGATTGGCACTTGGGAATTAGAGCTTAGCTCAAATTCTTTGTATTGGAGCGAACAAACCAAAGTTATCCATGAGGTTAGTGAACAATATGAACCCAAACTAGACAATGCGTTAGATTTTTATACAACAAGCTCCACCAGAAACCAAATTGAGCAAGCAGTTGAAATAGCGGTAAATAGCGGAGAGCCTTGGAATTTAGATCTTGAAATAACCACAGCAAAAAATAAGCAAATTTGGGTGTCTACTCAAGGTAACGCGGAATTTGAAAACGGGCAGTGTATTCGATTATTTGGCACGGTTCAAAATATTACTGATTCAATAAAAATGAAGCATCTGTTGGAAGCACAAAAGTTAGAAGCAGAGATGATGCTCAGTGAAAGAAGCAAGCTATTTTCAAAAATTAGCCATGAATTAAGAACACCATTAAATGGCATAATAGGTATGCTCAATGCGGCTGCTTACGAGCAAAATAAAACACAGATGCAAGAAAAAATTAAAGTCGCATTACGAAGTTCTGACTTATTATTATGTATAATCAACGAAGTGCTCGACTATTCAAAAATAACTCATGGTGAGCTAACACTTGAACCAAGCCATTTTTTACTCGAAACCATTTTTACTGATTTAATCTCGTTATTTACGCCCTTGTGCCAAAGCAAGTCAAGCAAACTAATCGCTGATATTAATATTCCAAAAGAAATACCCGCTTATTTTGATTCCACTCGACTCAATCAAATTGTTTCTAATTTATTAAGTAATGCAATAAAATTTACCGATAAAGGTGAGGTAACGCTGACCGCGAGTGCCAGACAAGTCGCCGACAATATCAATTTAACTTTTTCAGTTAAAGATACGGGTATTGGCATGACGCCTGAAACCCAAAATGCCCTGTTTAAACCTTTTAGCCAAGGTGCATCGCTTATTACCCAAAAGTACGGCGGAACAGGGTTAGGGCTTTCTATCGTTAAAGAACTTGTCGGTATGATGCAAGGTAATGTTTCAGTTAGCAGCGAATTTGGAGTAGGCTCTGAATTTACTGTCAATTTAACTATCCCACTAGGCAAAGTAAACTTAACCCCAGAACCCTCAGCTGAACTGGAAGATATTGACGCCTCGTCAATGAATATATTAGTCGTTGACGATAATGAAATAAATAGAATTGTTATGATAGCTTGCTTACAACGGTTTAACGTAATACCAGATTCAGCGCTCGATGGTGAAGATGCCGTTGAAAGATGCAAAGCTAAAAAATACGACTTAATTTTTATGGATTGCATTATGCCAATTATGGACGGTTGGCAAGCTACCCAAAAAATAAGAGCCGATAAGCTAGTGCCTGACAGCACCATTATTGCAGCTTTAACCGCTAATACATCTGAATCAGATAAACAGGCCTGTCGGCAAGCCGGCATGAATTTATTTCTGACAAAACCAATTAATGTAGCGTCAGTTCACGATGCTCTTTGTAAAACCTTAAATGAATCACCGTTAAAGCTTACTTGTTCATGA